A genomic segment from Spinacia oleracea cultivar Varoflay chromosome 3, BTI_SOV_V1, whole genome shotgun sequence encodes:
- the LOC110787357 gene encoding peroxisomal membrane protein PMP22 — protein sequence MSDLVTEVWKKYLLQLQIHPLRTKAITSGVLAGCSDFAAQKISGVKRLQFRRLFLITIYGFFYIGPFGHFFHKVMDKIFRGKKGNTIVGKKVLLEQLTASPLKTIIFMMYYGLVIEGRSWPLVKSKIKKDYLPILLISWKFWPVVNWVNYRYMPLQLRVLFHSLVASCWAIFLNLKARSTAIKKA from the exons ATGTCTGATTTAGTTACTGAAGTTTGGAAGAAATACCTTCTGCAACTTCAAATCCACCCTCTTAGAACCAAG GCAATTACTTCTGGGGTTCTTGCTGGGTGTAGTGATTTCGCTGCCCAAAAGATTTCTGGGGTCAAAAGGCTTCAATTTAGGAGATTGTTCCTTATTACG ATATATGGGTTCTTCTATATTGGACCATTTGGGCATTTTTTTCACAAAGTAATGGACAAGATTTTTAGAGGAAAGAAGGGAAACACAATTGTGGGAAAGAAG GTGTTACTGGAGCAATTGACTGCTAGTCCATTGAAAactataatttttatgatgtatTATGGTCTTGTGATTGAAG GAAGATCATGGCCACTTGTCAAGAGTAAGATCAAGAAAGATTACCTTCCTATACTGTTAATTTCTTGGAAG TTTTGGCCGGTTGTTAATTGGGTGAACTACCGGTATATGCCTCTGCAACTCCGTGTTCTGTTTCACAGCCTCGTTGCTTCTTGCTG GGCAATCTTCCTTAACCTCAAAGCAAGATCTACTGCCATTAAGAAGGCCTAA
- the LOC110787356 gene encoding peroxisomal membrane protein PMP22, with the protein MSDFVTEIWKKYLLQLQIHPLRTKAITAGVLAGCSDFTAQKISGIKRIQFRRLFLIMIYGFFYSGPFGHFLHKVMDKIFKGKKGNTTVGQKVLLEQLTASPWNNMFFMMYYGLVVEGRSWSLVKSKIKKDYPPVQLTSWKFWPIVNWVNYQYMPLQLRVLFHSLIASCWAIFLNLKAKSTAIKKA; encoded by the exons ATGTCTGATTTTGTTACTGAAATTTGGAAGAAATACCTTCTGCAACTTCAAATCCACCCTCTTAGAACCAAG GCAATTACTGCTGGGGTTCTTGCTGGGTGTAGCGATTTTACTGCCCAGAAGATTTCTGGGATCAAAAGGATCCAATTTAGAAGATTATTCCTTATCATG ATATATGGGTTCTTCTATTCTGGACCATTTGGGCATTTTTTGCACAAAGTGATGGACAAGATTTTCAAAGGGAAGAAGGGAAACACAACTGTGGGACAGAAG gtttTACTGGAACAATTGACAGCAAGTCCATGGAACAACATGTTTTTCATGATGTATTATGGTCTTGTGGTTGAAG GAAGATCATGGTCACTGGTCAAGAGTAAGATCAAGAAAGATTACCCTCCTGTACAGTTAACTTCTTGGAAG TTTTGGCCAATTGTAAACTGGGTAAACTACCAGTATATGCCTCTGCAACTCCGTGTTCTGTTTCACAGCCTCATTGCCTCTTGCTG GGCAATCTTCCTTAACCTTAAAGCAAAATCTACTGCCATCAAGAAGGCCTAA
- the LOC110787339 gene encoding uncharacterized protein, translating to MNHTSRSVVTATRKRKDRGELENSSFYKGSFGNSHKPLSMGNNNHSSTTSSSTTTSRMVEPGLLNPSSPASSNRLLAGYMAHEFLSKGTLFGQKFDPARAEAVPVSAAELKRRPVQTGFETGFKPNRSYADVAQLLKGDGAHIPGIVNPTQLTRWIQM from the coding sequence ATGAATCACACGAGTCGTAGCGTGGTAACAGCCACACGAAAGCGCAAAGATAGAGGAGAGCTAGAGAACTCTTCATTTTACAAGGGCAGTTTCGGTAACTCACATAAACCGCTTTCCATGGGTAATAATAACCATAGCAGTACGACGTCGTcgtcaacaacaacatcaagaaTGGTTGAACCGGGTTTACTAAACCCATCCTCTCCGGCTTCATCGAATCGGCTCTTAGCCGGCTACATGGCGCACGAGTTTCTATCTAAAGGGACTTTATTTGGGCAGAAGTTTGACCCGGCTCGAGCCGAAGCCGTTCCAGTTTCGGCCGCCGAGCTGAAGAGGAGGCCGGTTCAGACTGGATTTGAGACCGGATTTAAGCCTAACCGGAGTTATGCTGATGTGGCGCAACTGTTGAAGGGTGACGGGGCCCACATCCCTGGGATTGTCAACCCTACGCAACTCACTCGGTGGATCCAGATGTGA